The genomic DNA CAATCGAAAAATGATTGAACAAAGATTATGAATAACAGTGGTGCCAAGGATACATTGTATTAGCCAAACTCCAATACTAATCATCCCTCTAGTATTTTAAATCTATCAACTGCGTTAGTCCCAGTTGAACCTGGTCAAGATACGTAATTGACACGTACATATTGAGAAACCCAACGGAAACCTTCTCCGTAGCCCTGTCGCTGGACGACCGAGCACATGAAGATCTCAATTGGCCGGATGTCCTTCAGGGGGACTTTACCCTACGCGATATCGTGAGTAAATCCGTAGATTACACAGGTATATAAGCGTACCTTTCCGGTAGTCTGGAAAAGTCCAAGATGGTGGCGTAGCTCCTCCTCGCTAACCGCACCAGGGGCGTCGATTTTGTTGCCCAAAATCAGGAACGGCACCTTGCTCAGTTCCTCGATAGAGAGAAGAGCGTCCAATTCGGCCTTGGATTCAGGGAAACGTTCAAAATCTGCAGAATCAACCAAGAAGACGATTCCGTCTACTTCTGGGAAGTAGTCTCTCCAGAGGCGACGAGCTATGAGTGGCATACATGCGTCAGATAAGCATCGAAAAAAGGTGTAAACAGCCAACTTGCCTTGCTGATGTCCTCCAAGATCATAGGTAGTGAACTTGACGCTTCCAATAGCAAGTTCCTCAGAAGCTGTTTTGTAGTGAATGCGGTTAGGTACCGGGCAGGTTTAGAATGATGTATAGCGTACTAGGATGAAGCGTGGGCTGAAGCGTCGCGAGGCGATCATTTTTCAGCATGTGAAGCAGTGTCTAGCAGATTCTAGCATTTAGCACTAGAACAGGAACAAAAAGCGAATGTAGAAAAAACGTACAGTCTTTCCAGCATTGTCGAGACCGAGGAAGAGAATCTTCGCGTTCTTGTGCAACAGACCTGTCCACCAAATTAGTGAAATTTGATACGTTGGGCGATAGCATTTACGGACCCAGCTGAGCAAGGACATCCCAGAACCAATTGATAATAAACATGATGCAGAAAGAGaattaaggcaacaaggtggCTGTCTTGGGCGAAAGTAGATAGCTGCTGACGTCGCACTACGTGTTACATCGCCATTGTAGggacaatcacatgacttgaGGGTCTGGAGCGCTTGCCTGGATCGCCCGTTACGGTATTATTAACCGTCTGCGACGCGCGTCTCGTCCACAACGTTTATCTACGAGCTTCTTGCCCCACTCATTGGTTTCATACTACAGACCACGGATAAGACATTTCAACCAGTATCCATTTTCGACAACCCCTTCTTGTAAACGAGCCCCAGCACCACTATGGTACGAGTATCTTTGCCCATAAAATACCTGAAATCTGAGAGCAGGTCTCTATAGTTTCACGACGATGATGGAATGCTGCCAAATCCTCACGGAGGCCTCTTCGCTCCGAGCTTTGGTGCAAGCTCACGCCGAGGCCGTCGGACATACGACGAGTACATGAAAGCCTATAGCATGGCTATGTTACCTGGGAGAGAACGAGCAAACGTGAGCTATGGCGGGAAAAGTATGTGCATCCCCTACTTTATTTTGGATCCAGACTAATCTGCCCTAAAGTCATGCTGCCGCCATCTTCACTCGCCAACCTATGTGAGCACTAACGAAACAGATATATAGTTTTGTCTGATCTCAGTTGCTCACAGCTGATCTTGACCTAGAGAGCCCCTGGTTTTTTCAGTTAAAAAATCCGTCCAACCAAGCGGCAACCACACATGCAGGTGTGCTCGAGTTCATTGCCGAAGAGGGGTGTGCACATTTACCTCACTGGGTACGTATAACGACCCAAGTCATACAAGAAACACTTCACTTAGACCATTGCTACAGATGATGAAAACCCTACGATTGAACGAAGGAGATCCTATTCGTATTACGAATACAACATTGCCCAAGGGCCAGTTTGTGAAGATTCAAGCCCAAGAGAAGGAATTCATCGAAGTCTCTGATCCAAAAGCCGTGTACGTTCAACAGACAAGATGCTTTGACTTGGTTAATCGAACATTTCAACAGGCTAGAAAGCTCATTGCGTAACTTTGCGGCACTGACCCAAGGCGATATCTTTGAAATCCAGTACAATATGTTGACTTTCTCTTTTCTTGTCATGGAGCTCAAACCCGATCAACCAACCGGCGGCGGACCAGCGGGGATAAACATCATTGACACTGACCTCGAGGTTGATTTTGCTACTCCAAAGGGATATGTCGAGCCGGTCCGCACGCCTGCTGCACCTCCCCCAACTATGGCAGAGAAACTCAAGATTGACCTCGGTGGCTCTACCCCTGGCTCAAGCCGCCCTGGGTCTAGCCTTGGCATAGCCGGTCCTTCTGCCGGTCCTTCAGCAGATGCCCCAGGCGGCTTTGATCCATTCAAAGGCTCAGGTCAGACGCTGGCGGGTCGGAAGACCAAAGGAAAGGGCAAGTCAGTAAGGAAGATCGAGGAGGTCGATCCGAGCAGTACCATCATTCGTACCGAGTAAGCCAACCATTTCTTTGATTTCTTAGACTCTTGACCAATATCTTGGGCAGTAAACTTCGAACGATGACTACTGATGATTTGGAGAACACTGCCCGGGCACCGGCACCCCTGGGTTTGCCGTTTGGTAAACTCTTCTTTGGTTATGCTGTAGTACCATACAAAGAACCAGAGGTTACAACTGAAGAGACTACCCCTGAGCCCGAGGTAAGCATATTGAGCTCATTTACCTGATATAGTCTTATAGTATGGCCCATAGTCTACAGCGTTTTCGGGTTCGGGGCAGACTCTTGGGGGAGGCCCCCAACCAAGCGCTTCATCTCGTCCATCTGGTAATAAACCTCCAGCGCCAAAGCCCAAGACAAATTGGGGGAAAGGTACAACTCTAAGCGGCAAGGAGGTTATTGACGATGACTGAGGATTGGACATTTGTATCATTTTGTATCATGAACTTTGATAATACTAGTAACTTGCAATCTTTCGAGTTGATTCGAATGTACTGAGTAGAGATTTACGGGAGTTGTATTTGACAGCATATTTCCCTGTCAATCGGTACCGAGTGTCGTCTCTCGAAATCACGAACTCAACCACATCAATGGTCCCCATTTTCAAATCAATCAAACTTCCTCTCGCTCAGCTTAATCTCAAGGCAGTTCTCAAATGTGGACAATCTTTTCGCTGGACAATGGTACCTTTGGATCCTACCAATCAGGACCTGAAACACACCAGAATCGATGACGAGGCAAACCCTCATGAATTACCCACTGAGGAATGGCGTCTTACTTTGAACGACCGTGTCGTTTGCCTTCGACAAACAGAGAATGAGTTGTTCTATAGGGCTTATTTCCCCACCAACGCTGCGCCAGACCTCTCCGACGACGCGCAGGATTCAACTTTGCTGTGGCTCAGAGACTACTTCCAATTGGACATCGACCTCGAGGCTCTCTACGCTGATTGGAGTAAACGAGACGCTGTTTTTCAGAAAGTAGCACCGCGTTTTCTCGGATCCGGATACTCAGACAAGATCCTTGGGAAAACGTTGTAAGGTAAGCCAAACAATAGCTTCCACAGTGATATACACAACTGACCCCGCACCTTCCATCAGCTTCATATGCAGCCAAAACAACCACATCTCTCGTATAACGTCTATGGTTCATTCTCTCTGCATCCATTTCAGCCCTCCAGTATGTTCATCCTCGGACCTCCCCGGATCACCTTTGAACACCGCTTGGCATTCCTTCCCCCCACCAAAAGCACTGGCTGATCCAAGCGTGGAGACCAAGCTCCGTGAACTTGGATTCGGGTATAGAGCGAAGTACATACAAAAAACAGCAACTATGTTATGTGAGAAACATGAAGACCCCATGAAGGCGCTATTTGAGCTACGTCGGTTATCTACATCTGAGGCCAGGGAACGATTGCTCGAACTACATGGCGTTGGACCAAAAGTGGCAGACTGCATTCTGCTGATGTCGTTGGATAAAGTTGGTTATTGACCCATCCGCGTTGCTTAAACTTATTGTGCTTGAATTAGGCTGAAGTGGTCCCCGTTGATACCCATGTTCAACAAATAGCGACAAAGATGTATGGTTTTAAATTCCAGGGGAAGCAACCCAAGGCTATGAACCCGAAGCTTTATAGCGAAATCGCTAGCAAATTCGCCAATACATGGGGGCCACATGCAGGTTGGGCGCATTCGGTAATACTACTTGTTTTGCTATGTGACCCATCAGTAACGTCTGTACATCCAGGTTCTATTTACCGCAGATCTGAAGTCTTTTGCAAACTTTGGACTGAATCCTGCGGCCGCAGTTGTGGCCGATGGTGCTACGCTCCCGTTGCCCTCCCCCGCGCTATAACTGGTGAAATCCCATTGGGCGAATTGTCTACCTCTGATTCCGTCAAACACGAAGAATCTTCGCAAAGACCAGGTATGTCATCTATCTAAATGCGTCCTACTTCTGTTGTGATTTTGCtctagcctcaaggagacgAAAGTCAAAACTCGAGCCCGACAGTAGCCTAAAGATCGGAGAAGGAGAAGCTCAAGAAACACCTGAAGATCTAACGCTTGCAGAACGAGTCAAAAGGCGTAGACGAGCAGGGAAACCTGTGTAAATCAGATCCGCTTCGCTTCCGTTAGATTTTCGTAGAGCTATCTTGCATCATGATATTAGATCCACCACACGTGTTGTTATAATGTAATACTCGAAGGACTTCAAGCGAGCTCCAGGGGAGAAAGAAAACATACACAAACATTTTAAGAAATACGTCACCATTGTTGCGCCTGATAAAAGTGGTAAGAGGTGGCACTCAGTTATTGCCTGCTAGCCTGCCACCTTCAATTCTCAAGTTTTGAACAGTTTTATCCTTTAAACGCATCCACAATGTCAGGCAATCATTTTCTGCGATCTATGGCCGAGCCCGTTAGCCATGAACCTGAGAAAACCAATAATTCTAACGAAGTTGAGGTTCACTTCGCGGATACCGTTTCCGTCGTGATGGAGGTCAATAAGATAGCTGAAGCTCCGTTGATTGACACGCCTCTCGAGCTTACTACGAAAGAAGATACAGATGCGGCCAAAGCAGTGAGTTTACCCATACTCCGCACCATGCCCAGTATTTATACGCCCATTTAATTTGTTTGGGACAGAACGAACAAATTCGTCGTAGCGCCAGTAGAGACCGTGATATGAAGGACGAGGAGGGACTCACTCTAAAGGCGCCCTCCGAGCAGCAAGCGAGGAATCACCAATAGCTCCCGCCGAAGTGGCAGATGGTGTTAAGAAACTCGATATATCTTCCCCCACGAACAAGAAGCGCAAATCCCAGGATGAAACAGAGCAGTCTGATACTAAGGTATGATGCCTCTGATTTGGTTCAGCACTCAATCCGACTAAACTTCACAATGTATGAAGGGAGCAAGGGTTCGCGCAGGGGTCGCAAGCCTGGAGAGGATAGAGATAATCCCGCCAAGAGTTCAACTCAAAGCTCTACCTCTAGGAGGCGCAATAGCATCCCTTCCCAGAATGGACCAGTGCGAGAACTTAGGAGAAGTAAACGAAGAAAATCAACGTCGTCCCAATAACAGCGGTCCTCAATCAAACGTCAATACCAGAACAGTTTCGATAGTAATAATGTTTGATTAGTAAATGAACAAATCTGGAAACTACATGCATGTACTATACACTTTAATTGGTCTGTTACATCAAGGTGAATTGAACGGAAATGAAATGTCGGGGAAGTCTGACGCGCTAGTATCATGGAAAACAAGTCAACAGAGCTCTTTATCCGCCCCATGCACTCTTCGCTGAACCGAATCGCCGCCAAGTTGTGGAATAGACATCATGACGGCACTGTCTTTGAAGGTTGCGTTGAGTTCAAAATTTGCTTCCCAGGCGCATTTATATTTCCTTCTTCCCACGTGACCGTACGGCGCTTACGCTGATTATTGGCTGACTCGGTTCGCATTCATCCACCTTCCGGCCACCATGCTCTCCCGACGGTTAGTCAAGCCGGGTAAATGGCCAAAATACGTGAATAGCTACGTATCACACGCTCGTGTCCCCGGGCCCAACTCAGAAAGCATGGCGGCTCTTTTGTCCGAATACGAACAGCTGCCTCCCCGGCCAATTCCGTTGAAGACGTTACGCGGATTCGCTAACCCACCGACCCTAGAGTCTGTCCTAGAATCTGCATCTTATGTTCGGGCGGAGCTTCCAAGGAGGCTGGTTCAGAGAGTTCGAGCTTTGGATAGTCTACCTTTTATCGTCGGGATGAACCCATTCATAATGCGAACACATAAACTATACCACTCGTCGTTTGAGCGCCTTGCAACATTTCCAGAAGTGAAGGATCTGGAAGATAACGACGAATTCTCTCGAGAACTGGAAAGTCTAGTTGAGATGCACGCAAATGACATTCCTACGATAGCCAAAGGGTGATTTTCATAGTTCACATGCTCTAAAGTGTTCTCTAATACACTATCAAGCTTCCAGGAATGCTCGAAATACCTAAATCAAGATCGTATTTCCTCGTTTTTGGACCTTTCTATCAGAGGAAGAATTGCTGTTCGGCTTATTGCCGAGCAGCATATTGCCTTATCCCGAGCCGTAAGGGAACAGAGTGGACAACGGCTTGGCAAGAGGTGGCAGTCTTCACTCATAATGTTTTGTCTTCTACTTACACGTATATTTGGAGGCAATCTGTAGGGGAAGTGGGGGTTGCAAGTGCCAACTGTGCACCTGCAGACATGGTACGAATGTGTGCTGCGTTTGTTAGCGAACTTTGTGAAGCCACCCTGGGCGCCACGCCCCCTCTAGTCATCGATGGGATTGTAGATACCAAGTTCGCGTAAGTTTTTCAATAGTTGTAATTTTGGTTGAGTCTGATTAGGTTTCTAGTTATGTTCCTGTACAGTAAGGGGATGCTATTATACGACAAGCCTCCTCACCAATATCTCGTTCGTGTAGCATCGAATACATCCTGACGGAGATTCTCAAGAACTCGTACCGTGCAACAGTAGAACACCATCAAAAAATCGGTAAACGATCTATGCATGACCTTCCCCCAGTCACAGTCACGATTGCACCGCCCATGGCACCCTCCAGCACTATAGTTGACAATGAAGATCCAGCCGCAACCTCGGACGGAGATAAACCATCTGGCTCTTCCCCCTCATACCTCAGCATTCGAGTCAGGGATGAAGGTGGAGGCGTACCTCCAACCAATCTGTCACGCATATTTTCCTATGCCTTCACGACCGCTGGTCGCTTGGCCCAGATTGGCGAGGATGATGGTGGACCATATGCAGCGCAGCATATTGGAGGGGCAGCTGCGATGGGCGGTGGCTCGGGCGCAGGGGCAGGTAATGTGTTTGGGGAAATCGCTGGAAGAGGGCTTCAGACAGGGATGGGGACTATTGCCGGGTTGGGATATGGGTGAGGATCAATGCCGTTCTTCTAGCCCGGCACAAGCTAACAAGACGAAAGTCTCCCAATGGCACAATTGTACGCCAAGTATTTTGGTGGAAGTTTGCAGTTAATATCGTTGTATGGGCATGGAGCTGACGTGTTTATCAAGCTGAAATGCCTTGATGAGGACGCGGACGTTGTAATATAGTTGGTCCAACCTGTTGTACAATACATTAAGTACCCGTAGGATTACATAAATAAAACAATCCAAGTGAACATTTAATCTGCAGCAGTGACCATCCGGGTCGCCATTCCGCTGCCACTCGATGTGCTTGCGCTGGGCGTCGCTCCTGCGGCCGCTCCACGAGATCGCCCCCACTTGACGTTAACTTTGGTACCATCTACCTCGACTCCGCCAGCCCACGCCTCGGCCGCCCGCTCCGTATCCTTGCGTTCTTTAAAGTTGATGAATGCGCATCGACTCTTTTCGACATGAACGACCGATTTTACAGCCGTCGGAGGGATGAAGGGAATCGAGTTGAGAAGAGCAGTTCGTACGGATGCCTCGGTGGCATCCGCTGGCAGGGACGAAATGAACAAAGAGGTCTGAAAATAATGTCAACTACGGCCATGAAATCCAGGTGAATGATTACCCACAATTGATTGATCTTCTGGAGGTTCCAGGCCCTGTTTTGTTGCATGTACCGAGAGGATCTTTTTTGCTACGGGATCGTTGCGCCCATAAAATCTGTCTTTGATATTTTGATGGGATAGCTCGTTCTCCTTCGGTAGCTCGTGCCTATGATAATCTTAGCGAAATTCCAAGAGGGTCAGGGGCTGAAATACTCACCGGTAGGGACATTCGTTGCCACGATTGCATTCGCCTTTCGCAAAGAAAGAACACAGATGAGCCCGGTTACGTTTGTAGTAAGGGTCAGTACGAGCGAGTGATTTCAACATGTCTTTGGCAGCCGATGATGCCCTTGAAGAATCGAGCAAAGATTGGTTGGCTTCAAGCTGTGATGACCACACCTGTAAACATATTTTTTATATTGAAATAAGGAGGAACTCACCTTTCCGTCCATATTTTGGGCATAATACTCCCTGTTGACCTCACTACTCGGCGCCTCGTTCTTTCGCCCCAATGCAGTGTCTCGAACTTGGACCGGAAGACCGTATTCAAGATCAAGCAGACACGTTTGGCAGACGTTTTTGATTTTCGCACAAGTTTGGCAGACTACTGTCGACTTGAAGCGACCACCAGCGCCTGCTTTCCAGCGAAATACGGTGAATGGACGAGCACAAGTTCCGCATTCCCTGCCATACTCTTGTTTAGACTGCCAAGGAAATCATCAGAATAATGGTGAAACTCGCCACCACACCACGCACCATCCTGACAAACGCATTGTCGCCGAGACCTATAACAGAGCGTAGCTTAGCACTTGCCTCCAGACACCCGTCTTATGGACCTACATGTCTCGCATAAAATTGGAAAGTCACTCTGCTCCCAGCCTGCCTTGTTGATGTCTGCCTTGGGCATTCTCAGTCTGGGGTATGTTGTTGAGTTTGAGTGGCAGATTCGTGGCTGTGCCTAGCGAGACTGAGCTGATGTAACCCATCAAGCGCCGGTCTGTAGGTAATTATAAATCAATTCAGGTGGCAGGAGCCACCATAGCCCGGTACTTGGGTCTTACCAGTTGATGAGGCAACTGAATCCATTTGATACCAGCTTATCTATGCCATATATACTCATTCAAGACCACAATGCCATCCCCATTCTCTTTCCAGCCTCCTACAGGGGGTAACGTCGTTCTGAAGTCATGTGAAGGCACTGTCTTTAATGCCCACTCTGTTGTCCTCGGTCTCGCATCTACAGTCTTTGCTGGAATGTTTTCCGGGGCCTCCAGTCCTAACACAATTGAACTTGCTGAAGATGCGGAGACTATTTCGTTGATGCTGGCTTTCATCTATCCTGTCGCACCACCGAAAATTGCCACAGCAGCCCAATTAGAGAAGGTCATGATATTCTCTCAAAAATACGGTATCGCTAAAATGATCGATATAGTCGAAAAATCCATCCCACCAGAGAGCAAACTTATTCATTCTGACCCCATCCAAGTGTTTCGTGCCTCGGTCAAATACGGGTTTCCTACCCTGAGAGTATTCGCCGGACGGGCCGTTCGTCCAAAGCATACCAACCTTCTCACTATTTCGGGCGTTGTAAACCCAGCTCGGTGCTTCCCAGAGGCGTCGTCTGCGATTGGAATTATCAGAGCACAGACGATTCGACAGCGTATATTGCCTAGGGTCGTATCCTCGCTCAGGCTCCCTCGAGCCGAGCAAGCTCATCAGTCAAACGGTGACGACTATATCCCACGTATGGCGTGTCGTAGCTGCTGGGATAAAACACGCCAACCTGATGGCCGATATACCTCAAGCTGGTTTCGAAGCTGGATTAGAATGGTTGAATCCAGACTTATTGCCGAACCAATGCATAAATGCGAAGATGCTTTCAGCATTTTATGGTTTCTGAACAATCATGGATGGACTTTCGGTTGGTGCAATGATTGCACTACTCAAATATTAGCCAAGCGTTTAATGTTTGAGGAATGGGTACAAGCGGCTAAAAAACATATTGATAAAGAACTTAAAGTGCTTGATCAACTATATACTCTTTGAGGTCTCATATTCTGGTATGACAGTGTTTGAGTGTGTGCTTTTAGGAACATGCTCTCTGGTACCGGCTGTAATTTCATATCACCTCGAAACTATATTCATCCTATTGGGAGCAAATGTGGTAGCAGATGAGAACCGATATCTCAATGAAAGGCGCAGCTGAGAGCAGATTGATTGTCATAATCAGGTCGTTTTATAGATTTTAAGAATGACGGTGATATGTGCATTATATGCATTACATCAGGTGGACGAAATAGACTTTCCCTGCATAACTTGAACAAAGTATTCCAAGGCTGCCTGCCCGACTTCCAGTTTATCTGTTCCGTATGCTGGAACCTGTAATCAATTGATCAATTCAGCCATAATCATTTATACTGCCAGAGGGTCAAATCCCTACCTCGTGTCCAGCATCGTATACTCGAAGATAAGAAAAAGTTCCGGCGTTCTTGTACACTCCAGCTGGATATCCGGAAACCGTCCAATTGCTCCAGCCTTGTTGTTGAAACTCTGAAGTAAATTTGGTCTGTAATCTATCCACCTAGTATAGCCTGTCAGAACCCGCATTTCGGACTGGTACTGATATATCCGACTCACTGTGGCTTCAACCCCCATGTAATTGCAAATATAATCCGCATCTCCGGCCAAGACCAAAGTACGAACCTATGGTGGGTGTCAATAAGATAATGGCCGGTCCAGGGAATACAATTGATTACCCCTGCATTTATGACCTTTTCCAGGTCTGGACTTGAACTCCGCATCCAGTCTCCATTTCCGGCAAAGTTGTAATACACGTCATAGCTAACTGCTTGCCAAGTGCTCAGGGCTCCTATTTGAGCCCTTTCGTTGTTGATTATTAGTTTTGTATAAACATGGGTCCGGCGACTCACATAAAGGTTGTGTTTTGAAGGAGTGCAGTTGGGTTATATGGGTATGGATTCGGATTCTTCACCCGAACATCATAGACATCATAATCGCCTGACAAGACGTCCAGAACCTGTCCGTTGCAGATAGCTTGCGCCAAGCTGCAGTCGGTGTTACTCCCTTGATTATTGCATCTTTGGATCTGCGTGCTTCAACTGTCTACTTTGGTAGGTCTAATCTCAATTTTCAAGCACTTACCCGGGCTAAACACCCATCGGGACTCGCATACAGCGAGTTATTGGCCTTTGTAATTGTCGAGTCGCTCACGAGAGGTCGTTGGTATGGGTTCGACAATGCATACGTTATGAACTCAGGGTACTGTGCGTATGGGTCGGTCATCCCATTCCCGATGCTGAGAACCTTCAGATTAATTTTAATCCCGGTGACTGTTCCTACGTCGATAGCATCGTTTTGTGATAAGAAATATGCCGAGACAGCGGGTCCATAGTGTCCTCCGTAGGATTCGGTCCAAATAGCAAAATCGCGAGATGCGTACCCGCTGAACTTTGGGTCAGAGAAGAAGATTTGAAGCATATTCCATAGTGCAACAGCGGCTTCCTAATTCAACCGAACCGATTATTAAAAGCTCTTCCAGTTCATGATTCGCCTTTACCTTTGAGGACTCAACTATTTCTTGGCCATAAGAGTATCCTGCACCGATAGGCTGGTCGATGTATAGCCTTGAAATGGGCTATGGTTAACACTTGGGACATCCTCCCGTCCAGGACTTACATATTTGCGTACTCATTCCATGAGTATGGGTTATGACTAACTGTCAACTCGTCCTCGTTCATACGACAAGGTCCATTCTCCTGGAACAGCCCAATCATACTCGAGCTTCCGGGTCCACCTATCCCAAAACAGTAAGAATGAAATTTTGAAGAGGGAATAGTATACACACCGTTTAACCAGAGCGCGAGAGGGGCTGTATCAGGATTCTTGCGCGCAGCGAAGAACCAAAACCTAGCCGCCTTGCGTCAATCCACACTGATATTCAATTCTCGTATCATACATACCACATGCTCTGCCGAGCGGTCAAGTCGGCGTAGCCGGAAGCCTGGTAAACTCCTTTGGTTGTTTCTGAAATCCAATTTATAGTGTGAATCTAGTGATAACAGCTCCGCTAGATAGTTATAAGTGCATACCACAAATTCCAGAGTTCTCGATATAACGCAGAGTACCGGGTGCGATAGCGTCTTTTATGGCACCGTTGGCTTCAAGTCGAATTTTGCTCTTAGATGAGCTATGGTTGGCCAGAGGAATGCCGCCAATCACTTCGTTGATAATTGGGAATTGTTGAACAGTATTGGCAAGTATGCCAGATAAAAATGAGAGCAACCCAACTAACACTAATGAATGCATCATGGTGGTAGCAGGAGGTGAACAACGGAGGAACTAGGAGTGACTAAAGATGCGATTTATAGATGGAAGCTAGAAGAAGAGTGCCAGGCCGAATATCGAGAAGAGTACTCTCGCCGAAATTTTGTTTGTCAGTAGTTGATTAATTCCATGGTACGGAATTGAATGGTTTCTTTTGAAGCCTGTCTAAGACGCCGTAACATAAATAATAAGTAATCCATTAGGAGGTGAGGACAGTACAAGACTGTACTCTATATCCTACGGCATCAGAACCTTAGCTATCATAAGTTTCCAGGAACTGGATATTCATTTTCACCGACCACGATTCTCAGGATACTTGTTAGAAATATGCTAAATAGGTCCATATTAGCAACACGTGGCTGAATGCGTATATGCCGTGTTGTCTGGCGCTGAGCTGTAGATAACGTGGCAACGGGTGGCTATCCAACATCTCCTTCACCACACTGTGCAATCCTCCTCCATATCTCATCTACAGACAATCAACACTAGCTCCTACATCATGTCGATCCTAACGATACACATATAGGAGAGGAGGCGGGATCTCAAACCTTCTCCTTTCAACCCCCTGTAGGGGGTGACATTATTCTCAAATCATGCGATGGCACCACTTTTAATGCACACTCAGTTATACTTGGGATAGCATCCACGGTGTTTGGAGGCATGTTCTATGGAGCAACAAAACCCGATCCGATAGAGC from Rhizoctonia solani chromosome 16, complete sequence includes the following:
- a CDS encoding Serine carboxypeptidase yields the protein MMHSLVLVGLLSFLSGILANTVQQFPIINEVIGGIPLANHSSSKSKIRLEANGAIKDAIAPGTLRYIENSGICETTKGVYQASGYADLTARQSMWFWFFAARKNPDTAPLALWLNGGPGSSSMIGLFQENGPCRMNEDELTVSHNPYSWNEYANMLYIDQPIGAGYSYGQEIVESSKEAAVALWNMLQIFFSDPKFSGYASRDFAIWTESYGGHYGPAVSAYFLSQNDAIDVGTVTGIKINLKVLSIGNGMTDPYAQYPEFITYALSNPYQRPLVSDSTITKANNSLYASPDGCLARIQRCNNQGSNTDCSLAQAICNGQVLDVLSGDYDVYDVRVKNPNPYPYNPTALLQNTTFMAQIGALSTWQAVSYDVYYNFAGNGDWMRSSSPDLEKVINAGVRTLVLAGDADYICNYMGVEATVDRLQTKFTSEFQQQGWSNWTVSGYPAGVYKNAGTFSYLRVYDAGHEVPAYGTDKLEVGQAALEYFVQVMQGKSISST